One segment of Chelmon rostratus isolate fCheRos1 chromosome 17, fCheRos1.pri, whole genome shotgun sequence DNA contains the following:
- the junbb gene encoding junB proto-oncogene, AP-1 transcription factor subunit b, with product MSTKMEQPFYHDDSFLSAYGHSEAAMHDYKLLKQNMNLNLTEPYRNLKSQLRAETDLYQGGQQDVGSLKLASPELERLIIQNSNGVITTPTPGQYFYNRGITDEQEGFAEGFVKALDELHKMNQMPPPNVSIGAGGVTCSAAASSVFGSALQPEPPIYTTLNAYCPNTSLSSASSYPTATISYLPPHQQSHPQTSTHGTHPFQHTLPGSGLHPQRLVALKEEPQTVPDLLSSDGSPPMSPIDLETQERIKAERKRLRNRLAATKCRRRKLERIARLEEKVKCLKSDNQGLSNTASVLRDQVAQLKQKVLTHVSSGCQLMLSSKLEEF from the coding sequence ATGTCTACAAAGATGGAACAGCCTTTTTATCATGACGACTCTTTTCTGTCGGCTTACGGCCACTCAGAAGCAGCAATGCACGACTACAAACTGCTAAAGCAGAATATGAATTTGAACTTGACAGAGCCCTATCGCAACCTGAAATCCCAGCTGAGAGCCGAGACAGACCTATACCAAGGGGGGCAGCAAGACGTGGGGTCCCTGAAGCTCGCGTCTCCAGAGCTTGAACGGCTCATCATCCAAAACAGTAACGGTGTGATCACCACTCCCACCCCGGGCCAGTACTTCTATAACCGTGGCATCACCGATGAGCAGGAGGGCTTCGCTGAGGGGTTTGTGAAAGCCCTGGACGAGCTGCACAAGATGAACCAGATGCCCCCTCCGAACGTGTCCATCGGAGCCGGTGGAGTTACGTGTTCGGCGGCGGCCTCTAGTGTCTTCGGCTCCGCCTTGCAGCCCGAGCCTCCCATCTACACAACACTGAACGCTTACTGCCCCAACACAAGCCTCTCTTCCGCATCCAGCTACCCCACAGCCACCATCAGCTACCTGCCGCCGCACCAGCAGAGCCACCCACAGACCTCGACGCACGGCACGCACCCGTTCCAGCACACTCTCCCCGGGTCCGGACTCCATCCGCAGCGGCTCGTCGCTCTGAAGGAGGAGCCACAGACCGTGCCTGACCTCCTCAGCAGCGATGGCTCGCCTCCGATGTCCCCGATCGACTTGGAGACCCAGGAGAGGATCAAGGCTGAGCGCAAGAGGCTGAGAAACAGGCTCGCGGCCACCAAATGCCGGAGGCGCAAGCTGGAGCGCATCGCCCGgctggaggagaaggtgaaATGTTTGAAGAGCGACAACCAGGGGCTCTCCAACACGGCGTCGGTGCTGCGGGATCAAGTCGCCCAGCTGAAACAGAAGGTCCTGACACATGTGAGCAGCGGCTGTCAGCTGATGCTCAGCAGCAAGCTGGAGGAATTTTAA